A single window of Lutzomyia longipalpis isolate SR_M1_2022 chromosome 1, ASM2433408v1 DNA harbors:
- the LOC129797426 gene encoding serine-rich adhesin for platelets isoform X2, protein MAPPLLLKFALCAVLTLALMRLVSAQESFKCESEGYHADPDDCAVFHRCVDNGNGGLTDYRFTCGPGTVFSSGNNVCVHPSDANNEKCGLASNSVNPESEHDSQQPAPSSTTQASTAPSTTPTTTTTKKTTTKTTTTTTPQPQPEPEPEPGAEPEPEPDAEPAPDTTDKEGLCKGEGFIAHPTDCRKFYRCVSNGEGQYNRYEFECGEGTAWDESIQGCNHDYLVERCGGRATTASMGDDYQSTSSQSSSSSSNDTSSSSSSSSQNSTSSSSSSSSSSSSSSSSSSSSSSSSSSSSSSSSSSSSSSSSSSSSSTSSSTQSSTEQSSSSSSSSSSSSEEQQSSSSSSGSEQSSSQTESSSQSSGSSSTSEQNQSSSGSSTDQSSSSSSTDQSSSSSSTDQSSSSSSTDQSSSSSSTDQSNSQSSSSSGSESSSSSEMNQTNNENNQSGSSSTSESSSGSSSSSTDSGQSSSSTSESSSSSTDSSSQSSSGSESSSSSTDSGQGSSGSSSGSDTSSGSGGKCERDGFMGDPEDCRKFYRCVDNGKGGYDRYEFTCAEGTVWDSEQDTCNYPWAVKDPKCGTGSNTGGSGGESSSQAPSSSESSSSQATQSTTSATTTSSQAPSSTTTSSSSSSAPSSTTTASTTTQAPSSSTTASSSSQAPSSTTQQSSGSSTTSQPPSSDGQCREEGFIPHESDCKKFYRCVSDGNGGFTRYEFSCGEGTVWDTATTSCNYPQDSAPPCGTGTSSGSTESSGGGGSSTESSTSQQPQSTESSTQSSTTSSSTTTSSSTTSSSTTTSSSTTTSAPSSSSEAPKETESTTAAPCQNGTTSTTPSSQPAGTECEGEGFMADPEDCHKFYRCVSDGQGGYTRHDFTCGQGTAWDEAAQTCNYEDSVERCKSGSSSSPPPSSSSSAPPSSTTTSSSSSSQSTTSSPQSSTTTTQSSSSAPPSSSSSSSSSTTTTTTTTTTSAPPSSSSQAPNQGSTTSSPSSGTCEREGFFGDPDDCHKFYRCVDDGNGGFTKYDFVCGEGTAWDDAAQTCNHERDVPACQNQSGSSAPPSSTTTSSPSSSESTTTSSSSTTTGSSTTTSSSSSSSTTSAPSSSSTTSSTTTGSSSSSESSSSSSTESTTAAPCGNTTSEIKCEEAGFFPNPDDCRKFYRCVDWENNGEKFSLYHFECGEGTIWDPALETCNYPESVQPPRNCKTPPPSENQTGEETTSSSTTTTTTTTTTTTTTTTTTTESPREETTGSTTTEATTESTESTTTEGTTESTESTTTEGTTESTESTTTEGTTESTESTTTEGTTDSTTTEATTDSTTTEAATESTESTTTEGTTESTTTEGTTETTDSTTTEGSTETTDSTTTEGTTESTESTTEGTTESTEGTTEGTTEGTTEGTTESPPQNSSCPPLESGQAYFVCPTGFRRHPQNCSQFYQCTQQPDSEDYNIVVFSCPEGTIYDDEQTQCLPPEQTTPCQSSSRRSLRGFVEKRSTIQLRRPKRLCPKEGYFPFEDTTCSTMFVKCSRSLEEEKLEGTVYRCPKGYAYWHVSRRCEKPARIPNCRVNTYDERNRIPIEWINLGRGRSLRI, encoded by the exons atggcgcctccactgctgCTCAAATTCGCCCTCTGTGCCGTCTTAACTCTGGCTCTCATGAGATTGGTCTCAGCACAAG AATCATTCAAATGCGAAAGTGAAGGATACCATGCGGATCCAGATGACTGCGCTGTCTTTCATCGATGTGTGGACAATGGCAATGGGGGCTTAACTGATTACCGCTTCACCTGTGGCCCAGGTACTGTCTTCTCATCCGGGAACAATGTCTGTGTTCACCCAAGCGATGCCAACAACGAAAAATGTGGTCTTGCTTCGAATTCTGTGAATCCAGAATCGGAGCATGATTCACAGCAACCAGCACCATCGTCCACAACACAAGCATCAACAGCACCATCAACCACAcctacaacaacaacaacaaagaAAACCACAACTAAAACCACAACAACTACAACTCCACAACCTCAGCCTGAACCAGAACCTGAACCAGGAGCTGAGCCTGAACCCGAACCCGATGCAGAACCAGCTCCAGACACAACGGACAAGGAGGGTCTCTGCAAAGGCGAAGGATTCATTGCACACCCAACAGATTGTCGTAAGTTCTACCGCTGTGTATCGAACGGAGAGGGACAGTACAACCGCTACGAATTTGAATGTGGTGAAGGCACAGCCTGGGATGAAAGTATTCAAGGATGTAACCATGACTACCTCGTTGAACGATGTGGAGGCAGAGCAACAACAGCATCAATGGGAGATGACTACCAATCAACGAGTTCACAAAGTTCCAGCTCCTCATCAAATGATACCTCTTCCTCATCATCGTCATCTTCGCAAAATAGCACAAGTAGCTCCAGTAGCAGTAGTTCATCGAGTAGTTCATCAAGTAGCTCATCCAGCAGTTCATCGAGCAGTTCCTCAAGCAGCTCATCAAGCAGTTCATCTAGTAGTTCATCCAGTAGTTCCAGCAGTAGCAGTAGTACATCATCGAGTACTCAGTCTTCAACCGAGCAATCCAGCTCTAGCTCAAGCTCATCCTCTTCATCAAGTGAAGAGCAACAGAGTAGTAGCTCTTCGTCAGGCTCAGAACAAAGTAGCTCACAGACTGAAAGCAGCAGCCAGAGCAGTGGTAGTAGTTCTACTTCTGAGCAAAATCAATCATCTAGTGGTTCTTCAACTGACCAATCATCTAGTAGCTCTTCGACAGATCAATCATCTAGTAGCTCTTCAACAGACCAATCGTCTAGTAGCTCTTCTACAGACCAATCATCCAGTAGCTCATCCACAGATCAGAGTAATAGTCAAAGCTCATCCAGTTCAGGCTCTGAGAGCAGTTCATCGAGTGAAATGAATCAGACCAATAATGAAAATAACCAGAGCGGAAGCTCATCGACTTCCGAATCATCTTCAGGATCTAGTAGTTCCTCAACGGATAGTGGACAAAGCAGCAGTTCAACATCTGAGTCAAGTAGTTCATCCACTGATAGTAGTAGTCAATCGTCATCTGGATCAGAATCTTCCAGTAGTTCTACAGATAGTGGTCAGGGTAGTTCGGGATCTTCTTCTGGTTCTGATACTAGTTCTGGATCAGGTGGAAAATGCGAAAGAGATGGCTTTATGGGTGATCCCGAAGACTGTCGCAAATTCTATCGATGTGTCGATAATGGCAAAGGTGGATACGATCGCTATGAATTCACTTGTGCAGAAGGAACTGTTTGGGATAGTGAACAGGATACTTGCAACTACCCATGGGCTGTGAAAGATCCTAAATGTGGAACGGGAAGTAATACGGGTGGATCAGGTGGAGAATCTTCCAGTCAAGCACCGTCTTCATCTGAATCATCATCTTCGCAAGCAACTCAATCAACAACATCCGCTACTACCACATCTTCACAAGCTCCGTCCTCAACTACAACATCTTCTTCGTCTTCGTCAGCTCCATCGTCAACAACTACAGCTTCTACAACTACACAAGCTCCATCCTCATCAACAACTGCTTCTTCATCTTCGCAAGCTCCATCATCAACAACTCAGCAATCCTCCGGATCTAGTACAACTTCTCAGCCACCATCATCCGATGGTCAATGTAGAGAAGAGGGATTCATTCCACATGAAAGCGACTGCAAGAAATTCTATCGATGCGTTAGTGATGGAAATGGAGGCTTCACTCGCTACGAATTCAGTTGCGGAGAAGGAACTGTCTGGGATACAGCAACAACATCATGTAACTATCCTCAGGATAGTGCCCCACCGTGTGGAACCGGGACATCATCTGGATCAACTGAGTCATCAGGTGGCGGAGGATCTTCCACTGAAAGTTCTACTAGTCAGCAACCCCAATCCACGGAAAGTTCAACACAATCGTCTACAACCTCATCATCAACAACTACGTCTTCATCAACAACGTCATCGTCAACAACAACATCATCGTCAACAACCACATCTGCTCCAAGTTCATCTTCCGAGGCACCTAAAGAAACTGAATCAACTACTGCTGCCCCTTGTCAAAATGGGACAACTAGCACTACACCTAGCTCGCAACCAGCTGGTACGGAGTGTGAAGGTGAAGGATTCATGGCTGATCCTGAGGACTGTCACAAATTCTACAGATGCGTAAGCGATGGCCAAGGAGGCTACACAAGGCATGACTTTACATGTGGTCAAGGAACTGCATGGGATGAAGCTGCTCAAACGTGCAATTATGAAGACTCTGTTGAAAGATGCAAAAGTGGAAGTTCAAGCTCTCCACCACCATCGTCTTCATCTTCAGCACCACCAAGTTCAACCACAACTAGCAGTTCCTCTTCCTCACAAAGTACAACATCGAGTCCACAGagttcaacaacaacaacacagTCATCATCAAGCGCACCACCAAGTTCATCAAGTTCTTCGTCATCATCAACAACGACTACAACTACGACCACAACAACAAGCGCACCACCATCTTCATCGTCACAAGCACCTAATCAGGGAAGTACGACATCTTCGCCTTCCAGTGGTACCTGTGAAAGAGAAGGCTTCTTTGGGGATCCAGATGATTGTCATAAATTCTATAGATGTGTAGACGACGGAAATGGCGGATTCACTAAATATGATTTTGTGTGTGGAGAAGGAACAGCCTGGGATGATGCTGCTCAGACATGTAATCACGAAAGGGATGTCCCTGCTTGTCAAAATCAATCGGGATCATCTGCACCGCCATCTAGTACTACAACTTCATCGCCATCGAGTTCTGAATCCACAACGACAAGCAGTTCGAGCACCACAACTGGTAGCAGTACAACCACATCTTCATCATCCAGCAGTTCTACAACATCTGCACCATCTAGCAGTTCAACAACATCATCTACAACAACCGGTTCATCCTCTAGCTCGGAAtcctcatcatcatcttcAACGGAATCTACAACTGCTGCACCATGTGGAAATACAACGAGTGAAATAAAATGCGAGGAAGCTGGATTCTTCCCAAATCCCGATGACTGTAGGAAGTTCTATCGTTGTGTTGACTGGGAAAATAATGGAGAGAAATTCTCATTGTATCACTTTGAATGTGGAGAAGGTACTATTTGGGATCCAGCTCTCGAAACGTGTAACTATCCCGAAAGTGTACAACCACCGAGGAACTGCAAGACTCCCCCTCCATCTGAAAACCAAACGGGTGAAGAAACAACATCTTCTTCAACAACTACCACAACCACTACTACAACAACTACGACAACTACCACCACAACTACAACCGAATCGCCAAGAGAGGAAACTACAGGTTCTACCACAACTGAAGCAACCACAGAAAGTACAGAGTCTACAACGACGGAGGGTACAACTGAAAGTACCGAATCCACTACCACTGAAGGTACGACTGAGAGTACAGAATCCACCACAACAGAAG GTACTACAGAGAGTACAGAATCCACTACTACTGAAGGTACAACTGATTCCACCACTACTGAAGCTACTACCGACTCTACAACAACAGAAGCTGCTACAGAAAGTACAGAATCCACCACAACTGAAGGCACTACAGAATCAACCACTACTGAGGGTACTACAGAAACAACAGACTCTACTACAACTGAAGGTTCAACGGAAACGACAGATTCCACCACAACTGAAGGTACTACGGAAAGTACAGAATCCACCACTGAGGGTACAACTGAGTCGACAGAGGGAACAACTGAGGGTACCACAGAGGGCACAACAGAGGGTACCACGGAGAGTCCTCCGCAGAATTCTTCGTGTCCTCCTCTAGAGAGTGGCCAGGCATACTTTGTTTGTCCCACAGGATTTAGACGTCATCCACAGAACTGCAGTCAATTCTATCAGTGCACACAGCAACCAGATAGTGAAGACTACAACATTGTTGTCTTCAGCTGTCCTGAAGGAACAATTTACGATGATGAACAAACACAGTGCTTACCTCCGGAGCAAACGACCCCCTGTCAGTCATCATCAAGACGTTCTCTACGTGGTTTCGTTGAGAAGCGATCAACA atTCAACTCCGCAGACCAAAACGGCTTTGTCCTAAAGAAGGTTACTTCCCGTTCGAGGATACCACGTGCAGCACGATGTTCGTTAAGTGTAGTAGATCATTGGAGGAAGAGAAACTCGAAGGAACTGTCTACAGATGTCCAAAAGGATATGCTTACTGGCATGTGAGTAGACGTTGCGAGAAACCTGCTAGAATCCCCAACTGCCGAGTCAACACATACGATGAACGCAACCGAATTCCAATCGAATGGATCAACCTCGGACGAGGTCGAAGCCTGCGAATATAG
- the LOC129797426 gene encoding mucin-2 isoform X1: MAPPLLLKFALCAVLTLALMRLVSAQESFKCESEGYHADPDDCAVFHRCVDNGNGGLTDYRFTCGPGTVFSSGNNVCVHPSDANNEKCGLASNSVNPESEHDSQQPAPSSTTQASTAPSTTPTTTTTKKTTTKTTTTTTPQPQPEPEPEPGAEPEPEPDAEPAPDTTDKEGLCKGEGFIAHPTDCRKFYRCVSNGEGQYNRYEFECGEGTAWDESIQGCNHDYLVERCGGRATTASMGDDYQSTSSQSSSSSSNDTSSSSSSSSQNSTSSSSSSSSSSSSSSSSSSSSSSSSSSSSSSSSSSSSSSSSSSSSSTSSSTQSSTEQSSSSSSSSSSSSEEQQSSSSSSGSEQSSSQTESSSQSSGSSSTSEQNQSSSGSSTDQSSSSSSTDQSSSSSSTDQSSSSSSTDQSSSSSSTDQSNSQSSSSSGSESSSSSEMNQTNNENNQSGSSSTSESSSGSSSSSTDSGQSSSSTSESSSSSTDSSSQSSSGSESSSSSTDSGQGSSGSSSGSDTSSGSGGKCERDGFMGDPEDCRKFYRCVDNGKGGYDRYEFTCAEGTVWDSEQDTCNYPWAVKDPKCGTGSNTGGSGGESSSQAPSSSESSSSQATQSTTSATTTSSQAPSSTTTSSSSSSAPSSTTTASTTTQAPSSSTTASSSSQAPSSTTQQSSGSSTTSQPPSSDGQCREEGFIPHESDCKKFYRCVSDGNGGFTRYEFSCGEGTVWDTATTSCNYPQDSAPPCGTGTSSGSTESSGGGGSSTESSTSQQPQSTESSTQSSTTSSSTTTSSSTTSSSTTTSSSTTTSAPSSSSEAPKETESTTAAPCQNGTTSTTPSSQPAGTECEGEGFMADPEDCHKFYRCVSDGQGGYTRHDFTCGQGTAWDEAAQTCNYEDSVERCKSGSSSSPPPSSSSSAPPSSTTTSSSSSSQSTTSSPQSSTTTTQSSSSAPPSSSSSSSSSTTTTTTTTTTSAPPSSSSQAPNQGSTTSSPSSGTCEREGFFGDPDDCHKFYRCVDDGNGGFTKYDFVCGEGTAWDDAAQTCNHERDVPACQNQSGSSAPPSSTTTSSPSSSESTTTSSSSTTTGSSTTTSSSSSSSTTSAPSSSSTTSSTTTGSSSSSESSSSSSTESTTAAPCGNTTSEIKCEEAGFFPNPDDCRKFYRCVDWENNGEKFSLYHFECGEGTIWDPALETCNYPESVQPPRNCKTPPPSENQTGEETTSSSTTTTTTTTTTTTTTTTTTTESPREETTGSTTTEATTESTESTTTEGTTESTESTTTEGTTESTESTTTEGTTESTESTTTEATTESTESTTTEGTTESTESTTTEATTESTESTTTEGTTESTESTTTEGTTESTTTEGTESTTTEGTTESTESTTTEGTTESTTTEGTTESTTTEGTESTTTEGTTESTESTTTEGTTDSTTTEGTTESTTTEGTESTTTEGTTESTESTTTEGTTESTESTTTEANTDSTTTEGTTESTESTTTEGTTDSTTTEATTDSTTTEAATESTESTTTEGTTESTTTEGTTETTDSTTTEGSTETTDSTTTEGTTESTESTTEGTTESTEGTTEGTTEGTTEGTTESPPQNSSCPPLESGQAYFVCPTGFRRHPQNCSQFYQCTQQPDSEDYNIVVFSCPEGTIYDDEQTQCLPPEQTTPCQSSSRRSLRGFVEKRSTIQLRRPKRLCPKEGYFPFEDTTCSTMFVKCSRSLEEEKLEGTVYRCPKGYAYWHVSRRCEKPARIPNCRVNTYDERNRIPIEWINLGRGRSLRI; encoded by the exons atggcgcctccactgctgCTCAAATTCGCCCTCTGTGCCGTCTTAACTCTGGCTCTCATGAGATTGGTCTCAGCACAAG AATCATTCAAATGCGAAAGTGAAGGATACCATGCGGATCCAGATGACTGCGCTGTCTTTCATCGATGTGTGGACAATGGCAATGGGGGCTTAACTGATTACCGCTTCACCTGTGGCCCAGGTACTGTCTTCTCATCCGGGAACAATGTCTGTGTTCACCCAAGCGATGCCAACAACGAAAAATGTGGTCTTGCTTCGAATTCTGTGAATCCAGAATCGGAGCATGATTCACAGCAACCAGCACCATCGTCCACAACACAAGCATCAACAGCACCATCAACCACAcctacaacaacaacaacaaagaAAACCACAACTAAAACCACAACAACTACAACTCCACAACCTCAGCCTGAACCAGAACCTGAACCAGGAGCTGAGCCTGAACCCGAACCCGATGCAGAACCAGCTCCAGACACAACGGACAAGGAGGGTCTCTGCAAAGGCGAAGGATTCATTGCACACCCAACAGATTGTCGTAAGTTCTACCGCTGTGTATCGAACGGAGAGGGACAGTACAACCGCTACGAATTTGAATGTGGTGAAGGCACAGCCTGGGATGAAAGTATTCAAGGATGTAACCATGACTACCTCGTTGAACGATGTGGAGGCAGAGCAACAACAGCATCAATGGGAGATGACTACCAATCAACGAGTTCACAAAGTTCCAGCTCCTCATCAAATGATACCTCTTCCTCATCATCGTCATCTTCGCAAAATAGCACAAGTAGCTCCAGTAGCAGTAGTTCATCGAGTAGTTCATCAAGTAGCTCATCCAGCAGTTCATCGAGCAGTTCCTCAAGCAGCTCATCAAGCAGTTCATCTAGTAGTTCATCCAGTAGTTCCAGCAGTAGCAGTAGTACATCATCGAGTACTCAGTCTTCAACCGAGCAATCCAGCTCTAGCTCAAGCTCATCCTCTTCATCAAGTGAAGAGCAACAGAGTAGTAGCTCTTCGTCAGGCTCAGAACAAAGTAGCTCACAGACTGAAAGCAGCAGCCAGAGCAGTGGTAGTAGTTCTACTTCTGAGCAAAATCAATCATCTAGTGGTTCTTCAACTGACCAATCATCTAGTAGCTCTTCGACAGATCAATCATCTAGTAGCTCTTCAACAGACCAATCGTCTAGTAGCTCTTCTACAGACCAATCATCCAGTAGCTCATCCACAGATCAGAGTAATAGTCAAAGCTCATCCAGTTCAGGCTCTGAGAGCAGTTCATCGAGTGAAATGAATCAGACCAATAATGAAAATAACCAGAGCGGAAGCTCATCGACTTCCGAATCATCTTCAGGATCTAGTAGTTCCTCAACGGATAGTGGACAAAGCAGCAGTTCAACATCTGAGTCAAGTAGTTCATCCACTGATAGTAGTAGTCAATCGTCATCTGGATCAGAATCTTCCAGTAGTTCTACAGATAGTGGTCAGGGTAGTTCGGGATCTTCTTCTGGTTCTGATACTAGTTCTGGATCAGGTGGAAAATGCGAAAGAGATGGCTTTATGGGTGATCCCGAAGACTGTCGCAAATTCTATCGATGTGTCGATAATGGCAAAGGTGGATACGATCGCTATGAATTCACTTGTGCAGAAGGAACTGTTTGGGATAGTGAACAGGATACTTGCAACTACCCATGGGCTGTGAAAGATCCTAAATGTGGAACGGGAAGTAATACGGGTGGATCAGGTGGAGAATCTTCCAGTCAAGCACCGTCTTCATCTGAATCATCATCTTCGCAAGCAACTCAATCAACAACATCCGCTACTACCACATCTTCACAAGCTCCGTCCTCAACTACAACATCTTCTTCGTCTTCGTCAGCTCCATCGTCAACAACTACAGCTTCTACAACTACACAAGCTCCATCCTCATCAACAACTGCTTCTTCATCTTCGCAAGCTCCATCATCAACAACTCAGCAATCCTCCGGATCTAGTACAACTTCTCAGCCACCATCATCCGATGGTCAATGTAGAGAAGAGGGATTCATTCCACATGAAAGCGACTGCAAGAAATTCTATCGATGCGTTAGTGATGGAAATGGAGGCTTCACTCGCTACGAATTCAGTTGCGGAGAAGGAACTGTCTGGGATACAGCAACAACATCATGTAACTATCCTCAGGATAGTGCCCCACCGTGTGGAACCGGGACATCATCTGGATCAACTGAGTCATCAGGTGGCGGAGGATCTTCCACTGAAAGTTCTACTAGTCAGCAACCCCAATCCACGGAAAGTTCAACACAATCGTCTACAACCTCATCATCAACAACTACGTCTTCATCAACAACGTCATCGTCAACAACAACATCATCGTCAACAACCACATCTGCTCCAAGTTCATCTTCCGAGGCACCTAAAGAAACTGAATCAACTACTGCTGCCCCTTGTCAAAATGGGACAACTAGCACTACACCTAGCTCGCAACCAGCTGGTACGGAGTGTGAAGGTGAAGGATTCATGGCTGATCCTGAGGACTGTCACAAATTCTACAGATGCGTAAGCGATGGCCAAGGAGGCTACACAAGGCATGACTTTACATGTGGTCAAGGAACTGCATGGGATGAAGCTGCTCAAACGTGCAATTATGAAGACTCTGTTGAAAGATGCAAAAGTGGAAGTTCAAGCTCTCCACCACCATCGTCTTCATCTTCAGCACCACCAAGTTCAACCACAACTAGCAGTTCCTCTTCCTCACAAAGTACAACATCGAGTCCACAGagttcaacaacaacaacacagTCATCATCAAGCGCACCACCAAGTTCATCAAGTTCTTCGTCATCATCAACAACGACTACAACTACGACCACAACAACAAGCGCACCACCATCTTCATCGTCACAAGCACCTAATCAGGGAAGTACGACATCTTCGCCTTCCAGTGGTACCTGTGAAAGAGAAGGCTTCTTTGGGGATCCAGATGATTGTCATAAATTCTATAGATGTGTAGACGACGGAAATGGCGGATTCACTAAATATGATTTTGTGTGTGGAGAAGGAACAGCCTGGGATGATGCTGCTCAGACATGTAATCACGAAAGGGATGTCCCTGCTTGTCAAAATCAATCGGGATCATCTGCACCGCCATCTAGTACTACAACTTCATCGCCATCGAGTTCTGAATCCACAACGACAAGCAGTTCGAGCACCACAACTGGTAGCAGTACAACCACATCTTCATCATCCAGCAGTTCTACAACATCTGCACCATCTAGCAGTTCAACAACATCATCTACAACAACCGGTTCATCCTCTAGCTCGGAAtcctcatcatcatcttcAACGGAATCTACAACTGCTGCACCATGTGGAAATACAACGAGTGAAATAAAATGCGAGGAAGCTGGATTCTTCCCAAATCCCGATGACTGTAGGAAGTTCTATCGTTGTGTTGACTGGGAAAATAATGGAGAGAAATTCTCATTGTATCACTTTGAATGTGGAGAAGGTACTATTTGGGATCCAGCTCTCGAAACGTGTAACTATCCCGAAAGTGTACAACCACCGAGGAACTGCAAGACTCCCCCTCCATCTGAAAACCAAACGGGTGAAGAAACAACATCTTCTTCAACAACTACCACAACCACTACTACAACAACTACGACAACTACCACCACAACTACAACCGAATCGCCAAGAGAGGAAACTACAGGTTCTACCACAACTGAAGCAACCACAGAAAGTACAGAGTCTACAACGACGGAGGGTACAACTGAAAGTACCGAATCCACTACCACTGAAGGTACGACTGAGAGTACAGAATCCACCACAACAGAAG GTACAACAGAAAGTACGGAATCCACTACAACTGAAGCAACTACAGAAAGTACAGAATCTACGACAACAGAAGGTACTACAGAAAGTACGGAATCAACCACAACTGAAGCAACTACAGAAAGTACGGAATCAACGACAACAGAAGGTACTACAGAAAGTACGGAATCAACCACAACAGAAGGTACTACAGAGTCTACAACAACAGAAGGAACAGAGTCAACCACAACAGAAGGTACTACAGAAAGTACGGAATCAACCACAACAGAAGGTACTACGGAATCAACCACAACAGAAGGAACTACAGAATCTACAACAACAGAAGGAACAGAGTCAACCACAACAGAAGGTACTACAGAAAGTACGGAATCAACCACAACAGAAGGTACAACGGATTCAACCACAACAGAAGGTACTACAGAATCTACAACAACAGAAGGAACAGAGTCAACCACAACTGAAGGAACCACAGAAAGTACAGAATCTACGACAACTGAAGGTACTACAGAGAGTACAGAATCCACTACCACTGAAGCTAATACAGACTCAACCACAACTGAAG GTACTACAGAGAGTACAGAATCCACTACTACTGAAGGTACAACTGATTCCACCACTACTGAAGCTACTACCGACTCTACAACAACAGAAGCTGCTACAGAAAGTACAGAATCCACCACAACTGAAGGCACTACAGAATCAACCACTACTGAGGGTACTACAGAAACAACAGACTCTACTACAACTGAAGGTTCAACGGAAACGACAGATTCCACCACAACTGAAGGTACTACGGAAAGTACAGAATCCACCACTGAGGGTACAACTGAGTCGACAGAGGGAACAACTGAGGGTACCACAGAGGGCACAACAGAGGGTACCACGGAGAGTCCTCCGCAGAATTCTTCGTGTCCTCCTCTAGAGAGTGGCCAGGCATACTTTGTTTGTCCCACAGGATTTAGACGTCATCCACAGAACTGCAGTCAATTCTATCAGTGCACACAGCAACCAGATAGTGAAGACTACAACATTGTTGTCTTCAGCTGTCCTGAAGGAACAATTTACGATGATGAACAAACACAGTGCTTACCTCCGGAGCAAACGACCCCCTGTCAGTCATCATCAAGACGTTCTCTACGTGGTTTCGTTGAGAAGCGATCAACA atTCAACTCCGCAGACCAAAACGGCTTTGTCCTAAAGAAGGTTACTTCCCGTTCGAGGATACCACGTGCAGCACGATGTTCGTTAAGTGTAGTAGATCATTGGAGGAAGAGAAACTCGAAGGAACTGTCTACAGATGTCCAAAAGGATATGCTTACTGGCATGTGAGTAGACGTTGCGAGAAACCTGCTAGAATCCCCAACTGCCGAGTCAACACATACGATGAACGCAACCGAATTCCAATCGAATGGATCAACCTCGGACGAGGTCGAAGCCTGCGAATATAG
- the LOC129785954 gene encoding single-strand selective monofunctional uracil DNA glycosylase, with translation MLSKKLKRNLSGNHQSADNVQEEPTAKETELGSAITSNLFSVPLWQKLYDVEIRMNTELRELQFSAPVSAVYNPIEYASELHCAYMRKFLNDRKHIVLVGMNPGPWGMCQTGVPFGYIPAIRDWMRLEGNVEKPPGELSVRPVEGLNCTRAEQSGQRFWGLFESLCGPPENFFENCFVYNLCPLAFFHSSGRNITPAELKVEIFFNRHRETEASGDLQQKPRRGNKSPGTSNYHLNWTLR, from the exons atgttaagcaagaagctcaagaggaaCCTTTCGGGGAACCATCAAAGTGCAGACAATGTCCAGGAGGAGCCAACAGCGAAGGAAACAGAACTCGGAAGCgccataacctcaaatttattttccgtACCGCTCTGGCAAAAGCTCTATGATGTGGAAATCCGGATGAATACTGAGCTCCGGGAGTTGCAATTTAGTGCCCCCGTTAGTGCTGTGTACAACCCCATTGAATATGCTTCGGAATTGCATTGCGCCTATATGAGAAAGTTTCTAAACGACAGGAAGCACATTGTGCTTGTTGGGATGAATCCAGGACCATGGGGGATGTGCCAAACTGGG GTACCTTTTGGGTATATTCCAGCGATTAGGGATTGGATGAGGCTCGAAGGGAACGTTGAGAAACCACCAGGAGAGCTTTCTGTGCGCCCTGTGGAGGGACTGAATTGTACACGAGCCGAGCAGAGTGGTCAGAGATTCTGGGGGCTATTTGAATCACTCTGTGGACCACCTGAGAATTTCTTCGAGAACTGCTTTGTCTACAATCTCTGCCCTTTGGCTTTCTTCCATTCCTCCGGAAGAAATATTACCCCAGCTGAGCTCAAGgtggagattttctttaaca GGCACAGAGAAACGGAAGCTTCAGGAGATTTGCAACAAAAGCCTCGCAGAGGCAATAAATCTCCTGGAACCTCGAATTATCATCTCAATTGGACGCTACGTTGA